A part of Paenibacillus donghaensis genomic DNA contains:
- the rplT gene encoding 50S ribosomal protein L20, giving the protein MARVKGGFVVRRRHKKVLKLAKGYFGSKHRIFKTAKEQVMKSMVYAYRDRRQTKRNFRRLWIVRINAAARLNGLSYSKLVYGLRLAGVEVNRKMLADLAVNDLNAFNSLAVVAKEKINA; this is encoded by the coding sequence ATGGCAAGAGTTAAAGGCGGATTTGTAGTTCGTCGTAGACATAAAAAAGTATTGAAGCTGGCAAAAGGTTATTTCGGTTCCAAGCACCGCATTTTCAAAACAGCAAAAGAGCAAGTAATGAAATCGATGGTTTACGCTTACCGTGACCGTCGTCAGACTAAACGTAACTTCCGCAGACTGTGGATCGTGCGTATCAATGCAGCAGCACGTCTGAACGGTTTGTCTTACAGCAAGCTTGTATACGGCCTGAGATTGGCTGGTGTAGAAGTGAACCGCAAGATGCTGGCTGATCTGGCCGTTAACGATCTTAACGCATTCAACTCCCTGGCTGTTGTTGCCAAAGAGAAGATCAACGCGTAA
- the ilvB gene encoding biosynthetic-type acetolactate synthase large subunit, translated as MSAQIPEVRSTEQLREEFSKPEIISGSEILLRSLVLEGVDTVFGYPGGAVLYIYDALHGFTDFKHILTRHEQGAIHAADGYARASGKPGVCIATSGPGATNLVTGIATAFMDSVPLVVITGNVFSSLIGTDAFQEADITGITMPITKHSYLVRDVEDLPRVIHEAFHIANTGRKGPVLIDIPKDVSAAHTLFTPVNTVNLRGYNPRTVPNKLQLDKLVKAIAAAERPIIIAGGGVIYSGAHEEMLAFVKRTEIPITTTLLGLGCFPSADELWMGMPGMHGTYTANNAIQQCDLLINIGARFDDRVTGKLDGFAPKAKIVHIDIDPAEIGKNVTPDIPIVGDVKTVLEMLIPDVTRAAKADAWRTQIAQWKMDQPLRYKDSEEELKPQWVIQMINDTTKGEAIVTTDVGQHQMWAAQYYKFNHPRSWITSGGLGTMGFGFPSAIGAQMAQPERLVVSINGDGGMQMCSQELAICAINNIPVKIVVINNQVLGMVRQWQNLIYGKRYSYTDLGGSPDFVKLAEAYGVKGLRATNKAEASAVWQEALETPGPVLVEFVVPKDENVYPMVTQGSTIDNMLMGDD; from the coding sequence ATGAGCGCGCAAATACCAGAAGTGCGGTCTACAGAGCAGTTACGTGAGGAATTTAGCAAGCCGGAGATCATCTCCGGGTCGGAGATCCTGCTGCGCAGCCTTGTGCTGGAAGGGGTAGATACCGTATTCGGATATCCCGGGGGAGCTGTGCTGTATATCTATGATGCCCTGCACGGATTTACGGATTTCAAACACATCCTGACTCGCCATGAGCAAGGAGCGATTCATGCGGCAGACGGTTACGCCAGAGCGAGCGGCAAGCCGGGTGTGTGCATTGCAACTTCAGGACCGGGAGCAACCAATCTGGTGACCGGAATCGCAACGGCATTCATGGATTCTGTTCCGCTCGTAGTGATTACGGGGAATGTATTCTCCAGCCTGATTGGTACGGATGCCTTCCAGGAAGCGGATATTACGGGAATAACGATGCCGATTACGAAGCATAGCTACCTGGTAAGAGATGTAGAGGATTTACCCCGTGTCATTCATGAGGCCTTCCATATTGCCAATACAGGACGCAAGGGTCCGGTGCTGATTGATATCCCCAAGGACGTCTCGGCCGCCCACACTTTATTTACGCCAGTCAATACAGTGAACCTTCGCGGCTATAATCCGCGTACCGTGCCGAACAAGCTGCAGCTGGATAAGCTGGTTAAGGCGATTGCGGCAGCGGAACGTCCGATTATCATTGCAGGCGGCGGGGTCATCTACTCCGGTGCGCATGAGGAAATGCTTGCTTTTGTAAAACGTACGGAAATTCCGATTACTACAACACTGCTGGGACTGGGATGTTTCCCAAGTGCGGATGAGCTGTGGATGGGCATGCCGGGTATGCACGGCACGTATACTGCGAACAATGCGATCCAGCAGTGCGATCTGCTGATTAATATCGGAGCCCGCTTCGATGACCGTGTGACCGGGAAGCTGGACGGCTTTGCGCCGAAGGCCAAGATCGTGCATATCGATATCGACCCTGCAGAAATCGGCAAAAATGTAACGCCGGACATTCCGATTGTCGGTGACGTTAAGACGGTACTGGAAATGCTGATTCCGGATGTGACCCGGGCCGCCAAGGCGGATGCCTGGAGAACACAGATCGCCCAGTGGAAGATGGATCAGCCGCTGCGTTATAAGGATTCTGAAGAAGAGCTTAAACCGCAATGGGTCATTCAGATGATCAATGACACCACCAAGGGAGAAGCTATCGTCACCACCGATGTGGGACAACACCAGATGTGGGCTGCTCAATACTACAAGTTCAATCATCCGCGGTCATGGATTACTTCCGGTGGACTGGGGACGATGGGATTCGGTTTCCCTTCGGCGATTGGAGCTCAGATGGCTCAGCCGGAGCGCCTGGTGGTCTCGATCAATGGGGACGGCGGGATGCAGATGTGCTCCCAGGAGCTGGCTATTTGCGCCATCAACAACATTCCTGTCAAGATTGTAGTCATTAACAACCAAGTGCTCGGCATGGTGCGGCAATGGCAGAATCTGATCTATGGGAAACGCTACAGCTATACAGACCTTGGCGGCAGCCCGGATTTCGTGAAGCTGGCTGAAGCTTACGGAGTCAAAGGTCTGCGGGCAACGAACAAGGCAGAAGCAAGCGCCGTATGGCAGGAAGCACTGGAAACGCCGGGTCCCGTCCTGGTAGAATTCGTTGTTCCCAAAGACGAAAATGTCTACCCGATGGTAACGCAGGGCTCGACCATCGATAATATGCTGATGGGGGATGATTGA
- a CDS encoding BMP family lipoprotein, whose protein sequence is MKKFYKLSLTTLLAFTVVLTGCGNNANSGNANTNAGAATNAPAEATEAPTATDAPVADIKLGMVTDVGGVNDKSFNQSAWEALQALEKEAGVKIQYLQSKSNADYEPNLNTFVKDGYNLTWGIGFDLGDAIGKVAAENPDANLAIIDSVVDAPNVESVTFSENEGAFLVGVVAGLTTKTNKIGFIGGMDSPVIKRFEVGFKAGIEAVNPDAKFTPTLAGAYDKPDIGKSLAATMYNDGIDIIFPAAGATGNGVFNEAKSRNKSGGSKVWVIGVDKDQSIEFGDDITLTSMIKRVDEAVKKVSQQVIDGTFKGGTTTVLGLKDNGVGLPETSKANVSADILAKVEEFKAQIIAGTITVPAE, encoded by the coding sequence ATGAAGAAGTTCTACAAGCTGTCTCTTACTACGTTGCTTGCATTCACAGTGGTTCTGACTGGCTGTGGCAACAACGCCAACTCTGGCAATGCCAACACCAATGCAGGAGCAGCTACCAACGCTCCAGCAGAAGCCACAGAAGCTCCTACAGCAACTGATGCACCTGTTGCTGATATTAAACTGGGTATGGTTACTGACGTTGGCGGTGTAAATGATAAATCCTTCAACCAATCAGCTTGGGAAGCCCTGCAAGCTCTTGAGAAAGAAGCCGGCGTTAAAATTCAATATCTGCAGAGTAAATCCAATGCAGACTATGAACCCAACCTGAACACATTTGTAAAAGACGGATACAACCTGACTTGGGGTATCGGTTTCGATCTTGGCGATGCAATCGGTAAGGTAGCCGCTGAGAACCCTGATGCAAACCTGGCAATTATCGACAGCGTAGTTGATGCACCGAACGTTGAATCTGTAACCTTCTCCGAGAATGAAGGAGCTTTCCTGGTAGGCGTTGTTGCTGGTCTGACTACCAAAACCAACAAAATCGGTTTCATCGGCGGGATGGACAGCCCGGTTATCAAACGTTTCGAAGTAGGCTTCAAGGCTGGTATCGAGGCAGTTAACCCGGATGCGAAATTTACCCCGACTTTAGCAGGTGCATATGACAAGCCCGATATCGGTAAATCTCTTGCAGCTACAATGTACAACGATGGCATTGACATCATTTTCCCTGCTGCAGGTGCAACAGGCAACGGTGTCTTCAATGAAGCGAAATCCCGCAACAAATCCGGCGGCTCCAAAGTATGGGTTATTGGTGTAGACAAAGACCAATCCATTGAGTTCGGCGATGATATAACCCTGACTTCTATGATCAAACGTGTTGATGAAGCTGTTAAGAAGGTTTCCCAGCAAGTGATCGATGGCACTTTCAAAGGCGGAACTACTACAGTTCTGGGCTTGAAAGACAATGGTGTAGGTCTTCCTGAAACATCCAAAGCAAACGTAAGTGCAGATATTCTTGCTAAAGTTGAAGAATTCAAGGCACAAATTATTGCTGGAACTATTACAGTTCCTGCCGAGTAA
- the ilvN gene encoding acetolactate synthase small subunit gives MKHTIAVLVNDQPGVLQRVSGLFGRRGFNIESITVGQSEESGLSRMVIVTLGDQHTLEQIEKQLYKLIDVIKVVDLGSKPMVARELALIKVKADPANRPEIMGVVDTFRASVVDIGSNSMLVQVVGESQKIDAIIDLMKPYGIKELSRTGVTAMIRGNA, from the coding sequence ATGAAGCATACGATTGCTGTACTTGTGAATGACCAGCCAGGGGTGCTGCAGCGGGTATCGGGATTGTTCGGACGACGGGGGTTCAACATTGAGAGCATCACCGTGGGACAATCCGAAGAAAGCGGCCTGTCGCGGATGGTTATCGTGACTTTGGGCGACCAGCATACGCTGGAGCAGATCGAGAAACAGCTATACAAGCTGATTGATGTCATTAAGGTAGTGGATCTGGGATCGAAACCGATGGTTGCCCGTGAACTGGCTTTGATCAAAGTCAAAGCCGATCCGGCAAACCGGCCGGAAATTATGGGTGTGGTTGATACGTTCCGTGCCTCTGTAGTAGATATCGGCAGCAATAGCATGCTGGTGCAGGTAGTCGGGGAGAGCCAGAAGATCGATGCCATAATCGATCTCATGAAGCCTTACGGGATCAAGGAGCTGTCGCGTACAGGAGTTACGGCAATGATCCGGGGCAATGCTTAA
- a CDS encoding GNAT family N-acetyltransferase has translation MIRYRRPRQDDAVILDLIEKQLVPLSHLPQTVINQIRKDMPRRLGHGVTLVACPDYESDPLGFVHFMLHGDLLYIDMLAIAPGARRKRWGNMLMDRAERFALSRGCTRAKVSVDSGNTAGLSFYEKMGYSVARYQSLHYCYELEKRFS, from the coding sequence ATGATTCGTTACCGCAGGCCCAGGCAGGATGATGCCGTGATTCTCGATTTAATTGAAAAACAGCTTGTGCCCTTGTCGCATCTGCCGCAAACCGTCATCAACCAGATCCGCAAAGATATGCCCAGACGGCTTGGTCATGGTGTCACTCTGGTCGCTTGTCCGGATTATGAGAGCGACCCGCTCGGATTCGTCCACTTCATGCTGCACGGGGACTTATTGTACATCGATATGCTGGCAATTGCCCCAGGAGCGCGGCGCAAACGCTGGGGGAATATGCTGATGGACCGTGCGGAACGATTTGCACTATCACGCGGCTGCACACGGGCCAAGGTTTCGGTGGACAGCGGAAATACCGCAGGGTTGTCCTTCTATGAGAAAATGGGCTACAGCGTAGCCCGGTATCAATCCTTGCATTATTGCTATGAACTGGAGAAACGTTTCAGTTAG
- a CDS encoding ABC transporter ATP-binding protein, protein MSAAAPVVELKQITKRFPGIVANDSISLTLEKGEIHALLGENGAGKSTLMNIVFGLYQPDEGSIEIDGKPVVIDNPNKAIELGIGMVHQHFKLVEPFTVTENIVLGLEPKKGLKIDYKSATEQVRKLSEQYGLQVNPNAKIHDISVGMQQRVEIMKTLYRGADILIFDEPTAVLTPQEIMELMAIMKRLVAEGKSIILITHKLKEIMQISDRVTIIRRGKVIDTVKTAGTNPNELAEKMVGRGVTFKVDKVPPVIGQPVLKLHDVMSKSKDGVAVLNGLSFEVKAGEILGVAGVDGNGQSEMIQAITGLRKIDSGSITVSGEEIANLSPRKITEMNVSHIPEDRHKHGLVLDFTVSENMVLETYYKSPYNKNGFLQSDVIDKYAERMVSKFDVRTPSIQNMARSLSGGNQQKAIIAREIDKNPTLLIAAQPTRGLDVGAIEFVQKQLIAQRDQGKAVLLISFELDEIMNVSDRIVVIYEGQIVGEVFPQDTNDQELGLMMAGSLKRGGTKSE, encoded by the coding sequence ATGAGTGCTGCGGCTCCTGTCGTAGAGTTGAAGCAAATCACAAAACGCTTTCCCGGTATTGTCGCAAACGACTCCATTAGCCTGACCTTGGAGAAGGGGGAGATTCATGCACTGCTCGGTGAGAATGGCGCAGGCAAATCAACCTTGATGAATATCGTATTCGGACTGTACCAGCCCGATGAAGGCAGTATCGAAATTGACGGGAAACCGGTTGTTATTGATAACCCCAATAAGGCTATTGAGCTTGGCATTGGTATGGTTCACCAACATTTCAAACTAGTGGAGCCTTTCACAGTAACGGAGAATATCGTACTGGGTCTTGAACCGAAGAAAGGTCTTAAAATTGACTATAAATCCGCTACCGAGCAGGTTCGTAAACTATCGGAGCAATACGGCCTTCAAGTGAATCCGAATGCCAAAATCCATGACATATCGGTAGGCATGCAGCAACGGGTAGAGATTATGAAAACCCTGTATCGCGGAGCGGATATACTTATATTCGACGAGCCGACCGCTGTGTTGACGCCTCAGGAAATAATGGAACTGATGGCGATCATGAAGCGACTCGTTGCCGAGGGCAAATCTATTATTCTGATTACACATAAGCTCAAAGAAATTATGCAGATCTCCGACCGGGTAACCATTATCCGGCGCGGTAAGGTAATTGACACCGTGAAGACTGCCGGCACCAACCCGAATGAACTGGCGGAGAAGATGGTTGGACGAGGTGTAACCTTTAAGGTCGATAAAGTTCCGCCTGTAATTGGACAACCTGTACTTAAGCTTCATGATGTTATGAGTAAGAGCAAAGATGGTGTGGCGGTACTGAATGGCCTGAGCTTTGAAGTGAAAGCAGGGGAAATTCTCGGAGTTGCTGGGGTAGACGGAAACGGACAGAGCGAGATGATTCAGGCAATTACCGGGCTGCGCAAGATTGATTCCGGCTCCATCACCGTCTCCGGTGAAGAGATCGCCAATCTGTCGCCCCGCAAGATTACGGAAATGAACGTTTCCCATATTCCAGAGGACCGTCATAAACACGGACTTGTGCTGGACTTTACCGTCAGTGAGAATATGGTGCTCGAAACATACTATAAGAGCCCTTATAATAAGAACGGGTTCCTTCAGAGTGACGTAATCGACAAATATGCTGAACGAATGGTAAGCAAGTTTGACGTTCGCACGCCTTCAATTCAGAATATGGCCCGTTCCTTATCCGGCGGAAATCAGCAGAAAGCGATTATTGCGCGGGAAATAGACAAAAATCCGACATTGCTGATTGCTGCTCAGCCTACACGTGGTCTGGATGTCGGTGCTATCGAATTCGTGCAGAAGCAGCTGATTGCGCAGCGTGACCAAGGCAAGGCAGTCCTGCTGATCTCTTTTGAGCTGGACGAGATTATGAATGTGTCTGACCGGATTGTCGTAATTTATGAAGGACAAATTGTCGGCGAAGTATTTCCGCAGGATACCAATGATCAGGAATTGGGTCTCATGATGGCCGGCAGCTTGAAGCGGGGAGGAACAAAGAGTGAATAG
- the rpmI gene encoding 50S ribosomal protein L35, whose amino-acid sequence MPKMKTHSSLKGRFKITGTGKVLRYKAHKNHLLSHKSKRAKRVLNGNPVMAPGDVRRLKQGLANLK is encoded by the coding sequence ATGCCTAAGATGAAAACACACAGCAGTTTGAAAGGCCGCTTCAAAATTACCGGAACTGGTAAAGTATTGCGTTACAAAGCACACAAGAACCACTTGCTGTCCCACAAATCGAAACGCGCTAAGCGTGTTCTGAATGGCAATCCTGTTATGGCCCCTGGGGATGTAAGACGTTTGAAGCAAGGTTTGGCTAACTTGAAATAG
- a CDS encoding acyl-CoA thioesterase: MNKEYTEQIPPQMPKFKYCRESRVFKTGRVFPNDVNNHTTLFGGKLMSGIDEVASISAMRHCRTNVVTASTDSVDFLLPIRPTDSVCFESFVSWTGRTSIEVFVKVISENLYTGTRVVAATAFLTFVAVTEDGTPAPVPAIVAETEEEKLISQSADQRSELRKVRRTLSKQLASQLNTSKYWE, from the coding sequence ATGAATAAAGAGTATACAGAACAAATACCGCCCCAGATGCCAAAATTCAAGTACTGCCGTGAATCCCGTGTCTTTAAGACCGGCCGGGTCTTCCCCAACGATGTCAATAACCACACCACGCTGTTCGGCGGCAAGCTGATGAGCGGCATAGACGAAGTGGCATCCATCTCCGCGATGCGCCATTGCCGGACCAATGTGGTCACTGCATCTACGGATTCCGTCGATTTCCTGCTGCCTATCCGCCCTACAGACTCCGTGTGCTTCGAATCCTTCGTGTCATGGACCGGACGGACCAGTATTGAAGTGTTCGTCAAGGTGATCTCTGAGAACCTCTACACAGGCACACGGGTTGTCGCTGCGACCGCCTTTCTCACCTTCGTTGCCGTAACTGAAGACGGCACTCCAGCTCCGGTTCCCGCCATTGTGGCCGAGACTGAAGAGGAGAAGCTAATCAGCCAGTCTGCAGACCAGCGGTCCGAGCTGCGCAAGGTAAGAAGAACCCTCAGCAAGCAGTTGGCCTCCCAGCTCAACACCAGCAAATACTGGGAGTAG
- the ilvC gene encoding ketol-acid reductoisomerase, with amino-acid sequence MAVTTYYEQDAELSVLKGKTIAVIGYGSQGHAQAQNLRDSGLQVVIGLREGKSFETAKNDGFEVLPVAEAVSRADVVQILMPDETQASVYKNDIEPNLKSGAALMFSHGFNVHFGQIVAPKDADVLLVAPKSPGHMVRRTYVEGFGVPGLIAIEKDATGKAKEIGLAYAKGIGCTRAGVIETSFREETETDLFGEQAVLCGGVSELIKAGFETLTEAGYAPEMAYFECLHELKLIVDMIYEGGLASMRDSISNTAEYGDYVSGPRVITSETKKAMKAVLTDIQQGKFARDFILENQSGRAFLTATRRNESTHPVEVVGGQLREMMHWIKK; translated from the coding sequence ATGGCAGTGACAACGTACTATGAACAGGATGCAGAACTTAGCGTACTTAAAGGAAAGACAATTGCAGTAATCGGGTACGGTAGCCAGGGGCATGCCCAAGCGCAGAATCTGCGTGACAGCGGTCTTCAGGTGGTCATTGGCCTACGCGAAGGAAAATCGTTCGAAACTGCTAAAAACGACGGTTTCGAAGTGCTTCCGGTAGCTGAAGCAGTATCCCGTGCAGATGTAGTGCAAATTCTGATGCCGGACGAAACACAGGCATCCGTATATAAAAACGATATCGAACCGAACCTCAAAAGCGGTGCTGCACTGATGTTCTCCCATGGCTTCAACGTTCATTTTGGCCAGATTGTGGCGCCTAAGGATGCAGACGTGCTGCTGGTAGCTCCTAAATCTCCGGGTCACATGGTTCGTCGTACTTATGTAGAAGGCTTTGGCGTTCCTGGCCTGATTGCCATCGAGAAGGACGCTACAGGCAAAGCCAAGGAAATCGGTCTGGCTTATGCGAAAGGGATCGGCTGTACACGTGCAGGAGTTATTGAAACTTCATTCCGTGAAGAAACAGAAACGGATTTGTTCGGCGAACAGGCTGTTCTGTGCGGCGGGGTGTCTGAACTGATCAAAGCCGGTTTCGAAACACTGACTGAAGCCGGATATGCTCCGGAAATGGCTTACTTCGAATGTCTGCATGAGCTGAAGCTGATTGTGGATATGATCTATGAAGGCGGACTTGCCAGCATGCGCGATTCCATCAGCAACACTGCTGAATACGGCGACTATGTATCCGGCCCGCGTGTCATCACAAGCGAAACCAAAAAAGCGATGAAAGCTGTTCTGACCGACATCCAACAGGGTAAGTTTGCCCGCGACTTTATCCTGGAGAACCAGTCCGGACGTGCCTTCCTGACCGCTACACGCCGCAATGAGTCCACTCATCCGGTAGAAGTAGTCGGCGGCCAGCTGCGTGAAATGATGCATTGGATCAAGAAGTAA
- a CDS encoding ABC transporter permease: MNRLKKIFTTDSYIVPLVAIVMGFLVGAIVMLVGGYDPIVAYSALFKRVFGSAYNFGEAVREMTPLMLTGLAVAFAFRSGMFNIGADGQVMIGMTAATVIGIKFAALPMFLLVPLSVIAAGLCGGLWAGIAGYLKAKRGINEVITTIMLNWIALFLSNYIIRAFLLLPGQNRSEDIPASMSMTFLNSIFDNARLHWGTAIALCAAAFFYVFLWKTKQGYEMRAVGLNPHAAEYAGMNVGRNIVKAMFISGVFAGLAGAGEVLGVFHYQSIFAASPGYGFDGIAVALLGLTHPLGVILAAILYGTLTYGSAGMSFSANVPPELIRIVIGSIIFFIAAQGIVRWVLRPFYFKRKKEKVL; encoded by the coding sequence GTGAATAGACTCAAAAAAATATTTACCACAGACAGTTATATAGTTCCTCTTGTGGCTATTGTCATGGGTTTCCTGGTCGGCGCGATTGTGATGCTGGTCGGTGGGTATGATCCGATTGTTGCCTATTCTGCGCTGTTCAAGCGCGTCTTCGGCAGTGCATATAACTTCGGAGAAGCGGTTCGTGAAATGACGCCGCTGATGCTTACCGGTCTTGCTGTGGCTTTTGCATTCCGTTCCGGTATGTTCAACATTGGGGCAGACGGACAGGTTATGATTGGTATGACGGCAGCTACAGTGATCGGAATCAAGTTTGCCGCTCTGCCTATGTTTCTGCTTGTTCCACTTTCTGTTATCGCTGCAGGACTATGCGGAGGGCTGTGGGCCGGAATTGCCGGTTACCTGAAGGCCAAACGTGGAATTAATGAAGTTATTACTACCATCATGCTTAACTGGATTGCACTTTTCCTGTCCAACTATATCATCAGAGCCTTCCTGCTGCTTCCTGGACAGAATCGCTCGGAAGATATACCCGCATCGATGTCCATGACTTTTCTGAACTCGATCTTCGATAATGCCCGGTTGCATTGGGGTACGGCAATAGCGCTTTGTGCAGCGGCTTTCTTCTATGTGTTCCTATGGAAAACCAAGCAGGGATATGAAATGCGTGCTGTAGGCCTTAATCCGCATGCTGCCGAATACGCCGGGATGAATGTAGGCCGGAATATCGTCAAAGCGATGTTCATCAGTGGTGTGTTTGCCGGGCTGGCGGGTGCAGGTGAGGTATTGGGTGTATTCCATTACCAGTCCATCTTTGCGGCATCACCAGGCTACGGCTTTGACGGCATCGCGGTAGCTCTGCTGGGGCTGACCCATCCGCTGGGTGTCATTCTGGCGGCTATCCTATACGGAACGCTGACTTACGGATCTGCCGGTATGAGCTTCAGCGCGAATGTTCCGCCTGAATTGATCCGTATTGTGATCGGTTCGATCATATTCTTCATTGCAGCTCAGGGTATTGTACGCTGGGTGCTGCGTCCGTTCTACTTCAAGCGCAAGAAAGAGAAGGTGTTATAG
- a CDS encoding ABC transporter permease, producing the protein MDTLTLLGQLLNTTLVFSTALIFASLGGIFSERSGVVNIGLEGLMMFGAFAAAVGGYYAQDAGMGEWAPWVGVICAMAVGVLGSLIHAVAAITFKADQTISGTVINFLAAGSTLYMVKLLFDGAGETPLLDGFSKLAIPGLSKIPVIGEGIFNSYPTTYLAIVLVVVIYFVLFKTPFGLRLRAVGEHPSAADTLGVKVNRMRYIGVMMSGLLAGIGGATITLTTTSTFAHNTISGQGFIAIAAMIFGKWNPVGAFGAAVFFGFSQAIRNYVQMFEWSQNIPQEFIFMIPYVLTIIVLVSTVGRSAAPRALGQPYDPGKR; encoded by the coding sequence ATGGATACATTGACGCTGTTAGGCCAATTGCTCAATACAACGCTTGTGTTTTCTACGGCCCTTATCTTTGCCTCGCTGGGTGGGATTTTCTCGGAACGGTCCGGCGTGGTCAACATTGGACTTGAAGGCTTAATGATGTTTGGCGCCTTTGCGGCAGCAGTAGGCGGATATTATGCACAGGATGCCGGCATGGGTGAATGGGCTCCATGGGTAGGCGTGATTTGTGCTATGGCTGTCGGTGTGCTGGGTTCACTCATTCATGCTGTAGCTGCAATTACCTTCAAGGCAGACCAGACGATCAGTGGTACGGTAATTAACTTCCTGGCCGCAGGCAGCACACTGTATATGGTTAAGCTGCTGTTTGACGGTGCGGGCGAAACACCGCTGCTGGATGGCTTCAGCAAACTGGCTATTCCCGGCCTTTCCAAGATACCGGTTATCGGGGAAGGGATCTTTAATTCCTATCCGACTACCTATCTGGCCATTGTATTGGTGGTTGTGATTTATTTTGTGCTGTTCAAGACTCCGTTTGGCCTGCGCCTGCGTGCTGTCGGCGAGCATCCTAGTGCTGCGGATACGCTGGGCGTCAAGGTTAACCGTATGAGATATATCGGGGTCATGATGAGCGGACTGCTCGCCGGGATTGGCGGAGCAACAATTACGCTGACCACCACGAGCACCTTTGCGCACAATACGATTTCTGGCCAGGGCTTTATAGCTATTGCAGCCATGATTTTTGGTAAATGGAATCCTGTAGGCGCCTTTGGTGCTGCAGTATTCTTTGGATTCTCCCAGGCGATCCGCAACTATGTGCAGATGTTTGAATGGTCGCAGAACATTCCGCAGGAATTTATCTTTATGATTCCTTATGTGCTTACGATTATCGTGCTGGTTAGTACGGTAGGCCGTTCGGCAGCTCCAAGGGCATTAGGTCAGCCATACGATCCGGGCAAACGATAA